acatttgtataaaagaCTAAGAAACAATTTGATTTAAGGCATTaattaccaaataaaaatcaatagcGGCTACCGCATAATTCGCTGGATCGTAAGTTATAGCAGAATCTTCTCTAGTCTACCAAATTAAAAGtggaatatatgttttattaaagtattttcataattaagttatagtcagatttaactaataaattgTAACAGCTTTATTGTgctctaatttttatttatttattaataataataataataaatgtttgtatgtgatttttttatatttacatatatagagattatttataaataaaatttaaaaaaaatatatatatatatatatatatatatatatttaaattgattgagTCTAGGTAATGTATTTCATTAGTTTAACATATTCATTATACTATCAAGAAACATTAACTTACTAAAGCTTGGACTTGCATTACAAAATGAAATGCAACCAATATTCCAATAACagcagtaaaaaataaatcggtGACTCTAGACctccaaataataaatattaatgctaCAAACACATATGTGATTTGATAATAACTAACAGCACATAAACAGCACCATCACAGATACCAATAGcagtttgaattttttagtAAAGTCGAATTTTGTTTGGCAAGCGAAGATAGACAAGATAGTTATTTCTCCCACTGTCAATCCTAGAGCTATGGGAACAGCTTTAGCATTTTTTAAGACTATTTATGAGTTAAGTATTCACAAAGATAAATTTACTTGATACTGCTATAATTGGTAATAATTCAAGAGTCTGGGCAGCAGtcattaaacaaattacaatataactcTGTGGTGCTTGTCTCAGATATCGTCCATAGCATAGGAATGACATCATGAGGCCAAtgctgcaaaaaaaaaaattggtgcAATTCAGTATACTTTCtttcaaattacttttacataatatacattctcaaataaaaagctccatacaaatatgaatatattaatacaagtacatatatatatatatatatatatatatacatatatatatatatatatttatgtatacttCGTTATTTAGAATTGCACATACATATGATAGCATTTATAAATGCCATATTTATCTAGCTAAAGCccaaatttgatatattacaaaaattgcgTACCTCAATATTGAGCCCACCACCAAAAACACCACAATATTCTGCGCAACAGTTACAAAAACACTAGGAATAAAAAGTAAGCTCTACAATATTGCAAGACTTGTGAGGCATACACAAATTGCCGCTGTAGACAACACCATAGCCATCACAATGATCATCACTTTTCGAACAAACGTAGCACGAACTGATTGGGCTAGACTGGGATTTAAGGGATCcgcctaaataaatattattttattgcatattaCGAGAAAATTAGTTTCCAAGTCGTTATATGCAGGATaggttttcatttttaattactttaagtttatcttacaaattatatttgtcactGTCCAAAAAGGTCCGGatgaataattcaaaaaaaattgtgtaaatTAGTGCACttctttttcttataaattaaaataatgaaagaaacattttatgtgGGTTATTTTGGTATGTttgttatagtttaaattGTCTATAGATGTCCAAAATTTATGGCCTTCCATATCTGCATTTTTAACAAGTTGTTTCCCTTTGAAAAATttagtgataaataaaaccatataTTTGCCTAGCTTCAAGGCAGAGTTTATGCTGCTcaagtttaatgaaaattattctcATTCTCCGGTTTTTAGCTTGAACGCGTTCAGCGCACATATCTCTAAATTATCcagtatacatacatacataacctTTGTTTTAGTGTattcacaatttatttatatatggaaCTATTTGcggttaatataattactttatgcATAAAATAGAcacacataatttatttcatgtagCTACATGTAAATTTAGATATTGTTCATCAAAATATGTGATATTCATAATTGGGTCTCTAGATggcaaattgttttattgtatgttaatTAGATGTACCTCAAAATTTTTCCAATTTGAGCAAGTGCGTCCCTGTATATAATCTTTGcgaagattatatttttatgatatatatatttaccgtTGAATCTTTTCAGCAATATCGAATgcatcatttaaaaaaactcgAGCAATGGGTTGAAACTATGCTcgaatcaaatattaaattttttattcttttagttttaaacacCACGGATTTAGTTGAAGCTGAGAAATCaagcaaaaaattatatgaaaaaatttataataatttacatcacACTTTTTCTGAtagaaaaaatttttcaactaAACAACAATTTTTAAGGTTAGAAAATCCGAAAAATTTGGAAGATGCAATTAATGTGAAGCGGGaggtatacattaaaaaaatatggaaggtaaaaaataaaaacgttaaaattaaattaaacaatagtaCATACACAGCCGGTTTTGCGAAGTCACTGAAAAGGTTTTGGATCGTCATTTTCACACCATTGAAAATGGTTTACTTGACTATGGTTTCGAAATCACGGAAGAACttcttttaaaaccaaaaaaaacgTTTGAATTTGCTACAGAAACGTTTGCAAAACCGGATGATGCTGAAGCCAAACTTAAAAAACCACTTTATATCAACTTTTTCAAAGAAGTCCACAATCTTTCAACTTTGAACGCCAAACTTGAGCGTTATAaggttttttataagttagaatattattatcacaGGAAGcgcttcaaatatttgaatttgttgacttcacaaaatataagaaatctaGAGAAGATGAGGAATACTGCGAATTATTCCCTACCTTTGGATTTTCCTCCCGTTACGATGACGTCcctatttttatgaatatccaGAAAAAACCGTACCGCCATTTATTGAGCACCAACCGCATTTCTTATGTTGACTTCTGCTTTTACTTTGCcgccattaaattaaattattataatttgattaacgatggtattcatatttatatagttgtaaattttataaaaatgtaatataatgttagtttATGCCGATAAACCTGCTTCTATATTTTGTCTCTATTTAGCTGCTGCTTTGcccgtatatatatatatatatatatatatgcttctaCTATGATTCTATTATGCTTCTACTATGATTCTATTATGCTTCTACTATGATTCTATTATGCTTCTACTATGATTCTATTATGCTTCtagtatgattttattttacttctacTATGATTCTATTATGCTTCTACTATGATTCTATTACGCTTCTACTATGATTCTATTGTGCTTCTACTATGAGTCTATTATGCTTTACTGAGACTCTATTATGCTTCTACTACGATTCTGTGACGCTGTTACTCAAGTTCTGTTACCTCTTATTCTATATTGCGTTGCACTTGCAGTTatgctttatataataataaagttgataatgttaaatttaggTGAATCTTTTGCTCAttactgtataaaatttatatttgaccTCAAAATCCAATTGTTCAAATGTTTCAAGAAGGAATGGGCAACAAACATGCTTTATGAAAATAGACTGGCtccaaaatatttgatatgggCATTTTTGTCAACCGTGAACTTtgcaaattacattttatgtaaattttttcaaccagtaatataacttaagaaaaaaattatatttcagaagGAAAATAATTCCTGTATCTTTGGTAATTTTGGAAGACTTAAAACCATTATTCAGACTTCAAAGAATTTTCCAGAGTTAATATATCCACCCAATCtcttaaaaatagtaattttacttataacaaaGATAGAATTATGcaattagtatattttattaaatacggGAGTCAAACATGTAATATAATcttccatttatttataaatttgtttttttgattataaattttcagagaacttaataattttaactatccAATTATATACTATGGGCCTTAACCAGTTAAAACAATTGATTGTATTTCGAGAGCTTTTTgacgtaattataaattatttctaaattcaaaattgcTTAATGATGagtaaatcaattataacgcataaatttatataaggcTAATAAATGGGGTGTATATGATgatactgtatatatatataattaaacatataaaaataataataagtatatttatacaatataattaatagtatcAGTGCAAAATAATTGCTTGGTTTTAACTATACTTATAAAGTACTTGAGaacataaatatcataaaagtgAATATTAATCAAGCAAAGTAATCAATAAATGGAGACTGGATgcataactatatatatgtatatacattttaattatttaaaatattttatacatggaATATATAACGTCTTtagtgtattataattataattttttttttctatatataaccATAGTATATATACCTTGACTTATGTCATgtgtgtattaaataaattatgcatATCTTTactgtgtataatatttacacataATTTTCCCGtctaatacaattaaattaaattattcttattaaactgtattctttttaatacttattgagtaagaatgaatataaatcttatataattgCTTATATGctctttattacatttacactGTGATAATTTCGTTAATTATCAGTGGGAAGAAGTTTGGTTAGTACAAGAACCCGACGAAGAGGCTCCGAGTGATGCCGAGTATGATatgaatacaatttatatttttgacatcaAAATGTCGGTAATTCAAAAAACGGATCTTCTTCAAATCCTTACCAGCAACGTCACAGCATATGATGCGGAAAAAAAGTTAACGTATTACATTTACGAGTTACTTAATGCAGCCAGCTGGCACCGTATGAAagctgtatataatttaaatattaataaatggtGTTATtgggaaaattatattataaaaaattgtgtaaCAGGAGACCGAATGTCCTCCTTTTTCCAGTTCAATCCAAATAAATGTGTTCAGATGCTCAAAGAGAActcaaaaatgtttcaaaagtATTTCTGGGTAAATTTGATGcgaataaatgtaaaatggtCATATTACATGTTGAAGCTGGCTAAGCTTTATAAAGAACGAATTTGTGCAGCTTTTTATGCTTGTGAGTCTTGTACTACATGTCAACATATCCAATCCAGAACTGATAAATTATTGTCAAAAatgaattcatataatttggCATCCACTAATATGAAGACTTCGAGTTTTGTTCGATCGATTAAATCTGAAGCTAATTTAACGTGTATATATCAAGCCGAAActttagataatatatataaaaaattattgcaagAAGATCAGAGTCTAATCAAAATGTGTTCaaccgaaataaaagaagaaaCTGTAGAAAACACAATTTCATCAAACAGCACACCTAAAACAGGGATTAATAGCTCCAGCAAATCAAGAGAGGTTCATTCTGAAAAAATTTCTACTggttcaaataatattaacctaCTCAGTCTGAGTCACTCGAAATCCGTAACACCATCCTCTGAAATTGGATCCAAATATGTTGATTCAAATcagataatagaaaatgtaatttcaGCAAACTTACAGTCGAGTTCAGCTTTATCCAATCTAGAACTAAGTTTTCCACATACTTTTTCTGGTATTTCTGCAACAAGTTTATCAGATTTGTCTTCAAGAAACATCACATCACTCGAACAGAACCAAGACGTTCTGAATAACAAATCTTTATcccaaaataaatttgaagttTTTCGTACACATTCAGCAGATGAAAAAATTCATGATTTCgcatatttatcaaaaagttCATTAGATATATCTCATCGTAAGTAAACAACCATAAATagtagataaaaaattaaaattatatattgttaatatatttacaattattacaattatttagaaAGCGTGAGCTCGAAAACAAATcagttagaaaataatatggaCAATGAGTTCAATTTCagcaaaatatgtttgttttcaaatgataaaaaaaaattaataacatcaaattattttcaaaaatacatccatattgaaaacatatgcctgtatcaaaaatttttaaagttatcgtCCACCTATCGTAACTCTTCTGTTTCGAGTCATCCAAGCATATATGTGATGTTAAAATTGAACAGTGATTCCAGcttaatttctaatattagCGAAAATgctgttttatattcattgaaacaatttcttaaaatgaaCTATCTTCCTTGTAAGTATCCTCTTCTGATTGAACTTCACCCTCtcttcaaatatttcaatcatatcaaaaaatacatgaagaaatattataatgtaagtaaTAGTTCATATAATGGAGGAATTATTAGAAAACTTTTAGCTTATTTTTGTGACTAGTACGCTTTTTTAAACGTCACTTCAAACTACttcgtatataattaattgaagctTCAAAGGTCGTTTCTATCAGAACTTCTATTAAAGCTTCTGATTATGCTTCTACTATAAATTCTGATTTTGCTTCTACTAAATCTTCTGATTATGCTTCTGGTTATGCTTCTATTAAAGCTTCTGATAATGCTTCTATTAAAGCTTCTCATTGTGCTTCTACTAAAGCTTCTGATTATGCTTCTATTAAAGCTTCTgattttgcttttattaaagcttctgatttagtttttaattagttcTAGCTAACCcaacataattttttcttttgaacgttttaaaaagttgtaaatgttgttatttttaggAAGATAAAAAACCTGAATCAATTGCTCCCGACAAaatcaaacataaatttaatatttgggacatgtttacatttacaattatcatTAAGAAGCACTCGCTCGGATATTTAagcatcaataaaattatggtgAGGATGAAATCGCTCGACAATAATCAAATTCACAAAATTGAGTTAGCTCTAGATCGACATTGTTTCATCAACAATGAGTTTACGGGTActttttcttgtatattatcAATAGGAGGAGATTTCGAGTTattcgatatttatttatatgacaatgATATATGTTATTGCTCGAAACTtttgaatattgatttttataaattagaggCATCTAGCTTGAATTTGAGGCCAATTTTGAATATCAATAATCATCCGAGTGATAAATCATTTGAAGTCAAAATGAAGCTAATGAATCCAAATCCCAGTATTCCATTTAATCACTATAGTGTCCAAATTTTAAGAGTTTGCATCATCAAAAAAGTACCGTACgcaattgtaaaaaaaatttgcataaACAAAGCTTCAAAGTTAGCTTTAACGCAAAACGTTTCAGCTGAAAAGTATTGTGTCGTTTTTTTTTGGAGTTTAGTTTTCCAGCAAAATCAAACTCTTGGTGAATATCTTGAAGTATCAGtcgaaaacataaaaaaaaattatagctatTCTTTAAGCTCCATGTTAATGGAATCAAAACAGGAGAACCATTGGATAGAACTACCAGAATTCTCTGAAACGCTCGAAATTCTTATTccagttataataattgaaaacccccaaaatatttacaatgtccCAACGTGTTTcggttttaattgtaattgttttaataacctTTTGAGACAGCGAGATACTAATTCCCAAacttttttagaaaatttagaaaaatgcGAGCAAGACAGAAATGTAAGTTTTAGACGCTTCTCATAACACTTCTACTAATGATTCTGATAACGCTTCTACTAATGATTCTGATAACGCTTCTACTAATGATTCTGATAACGCTTCTACTAATGATTCTGATAGCGCTTCTACTAATGATTCTGATAACGCTTCTGTTATCGCTTCTAATAACGCTTTTactgaaacattaaaaaacaattagaattatagtattttttactgaaaaataaCCTTATTTATCAGAAAGAAATATCCGGATATACGTGCACATTTGAATGTTTGATGCAAGTTTACTTCAAAAACCCTTTTAATCTTAACGCAAAAATAGTAacagatacaaaaatatcagatatatacgaaatttcatatataaatcatttggaACTCCCGTCATTCGAGTTAATCTTTACTTATAATAGCAATATCTCCAATTGTGAAGAAATAGTGAATATCAAGCTAGCTAATTCATATAACGCTATGTATATAAAGCAAATTGAAATTAGGGAATATTCTAAGAATGATAATGACAAGACAATtgattcaaaaattaaataccttGGGTTAAAAGAAGCTGAAATCAATGAATCGAATTCTATTGTATGCGACATATCTCAACTAACTACATCCAACCAAGAATTTAACGCTCTTTTTCGAGTTATTTCTCCATGCagtcttttttttaacatatacatacagtTTAATGAAACGAAATCTCTAGACGATCAAttgtattctttttttaaaaaagaatctttttcttttaaaaatcttcTTAATGTGCTAGGTCGGAAGTTAACTTATGATTTAGATAATCCTTCAATGGCGTGCAttcaatttctatataattccAAAATAGAAACTATAAAAGAAGTTTCTTTAATcaaaggttttatttcaatatctcCACCAAGAAATTCAACCTATTACCTTAATGAagtgataaatttttttatcgaattacgaaacaatttaaaagtaagaaaaaaaaaaaaaagcttttttttttttagaattccGTATCTATTCAATATTGTATTCAATTAGATATGTTTGAAAAGGATGCCGAATGGATTTTAATTGGTTCAAAAAAAGGACATATTGAATTATGTGAAAGTGCAGTTCTAAGTTTGAAACTTCAACCTATAAAAAGAGGAAAGTTATTACTTCCTGAAGTAGCCTTATacgtgaaatataaaaacggtTTAACTGAACTTATCCATCccgataatgtaaaatataacatgcACGAGTTTATTGAAGTTTGCTAATATTCTAAACCAATTGATTTTTTACATATGAccaataatagtatataaactttatttgacaaaatatattatcagggatttgtaaaataaaatcatattttattttctaaggtTTTTATAACCCGTCAGCCtatatgaacatttttttaaatatctttgtaaAAAGCTAtacaaacttatataaataaataaaaaaaaaaaaaaaagcagtatgttttattattgactacataaataatatatatggttGTCAAATAGAAatagctataaaaaaa
This window of the Danaus plexippus unplaced genomic scaffold, MEX_DaPlex mxdp_55, whole genome shotgun sequence genome carries:
- the LOC133320745 gene encoding dentin sialophosphoprotein-like translates to MCSTEIKEETVENTISSNSTPKTGINSSSKSREVHSEKISTGSNNINLLSLSHSKSVTPSSEIGSKYVDSNQIIENVISANLQSSSALSNLELSFPHTFSGISATSLSDLSSRNITSLEQNQDVLNNKSLSQNKFEVFRTHSADEKIHDFAYLSKSSLDISHHASHNTSTNDSDNASTNDSDNASTNDSDNASTNDSDSASTNDSDNASVIASNNAFTETLKNN